The sequence GTTTCTCGGCCGCCCTGGTTCACCGGCAGGAGAAAAAGGATCTCGTTGACGGCCTGGAATCCATCGACGCCAATTTGCGGCAGATCGTCTTCGACCACCGGCAGGCGATCGACTGGATAGAGACGCGGGACGAGCTGGATGCCTCCCGAATCGGCGTTTTCGGGATCAGCATGGGGGCCATCAAGGGAGCCCTGATCAGTGCCCTTGACGAGCGCATCGGCGCCAGCGTATTGGCCTTGGCGGGTGGCGATATCCCCTACCTGCTGACGTATTCGAATGAGCCGGGGATCGCCAGACGTAGAACCGAGTATTTAGCGGAACATCAGCTGACACTGGCGGCTTTGCAGGAAACACTGAACCGCAAAATCACCTGCGATCCCATACATTTTGCCGAGTATATCGATGCCAGAAAAGTCCTGATGGTCCTGGCCCTTTTCGACAAAACCGTCCCTTTTGAAAAAGGACGGGAGTTGAAAGAAAAAATGGGCGATCCCGAATCCATCTACCTGTTTTCCGGTCACTACACCTCGATCCTCTTCAAAAATTACGTCAAGTACAAAGCCAGGAAATTCTATGAGCGCACTCTCCCGAAGCGTTGAGGTGGTATGGCAAGGTAATTGCTTCGAGCACATCAGCAGCAGCGACGCAGATCCGCACTGCCTGCGCGACGGCATCGCCACCGATCCGACCCGTTGGAAGGGGGACGAATCCCATTGAACAAGCAACTGTTTCTGACCGTCTGTCTGGCGGCTCTCCTCCTTCTCGCCGGCGCCCTCCCCGCCCTCTCCGCCTCGCATCTGGAGCAGGCGGTGCTGGAGGAGATGAACGCCGCCCGCACCTCCCCGCAGGCCTTCGCCGCCCATCTGCAGCGGCACCGGGCCCTCTTCGAGGGGAAGCGCTACCGGCCTCCCGGCGCGGCCTATTTCATTCTCACCCAGGAGGGGCCGGCCGCAGTCGACGAGGCGATCGCCTTTCTCAAGCGACAGCGAGCTCTGCCGCCGCTTGCCTGGGCGGAGGGTTTGGCCCGTTCGGCAGCGGAGCTGGCCCGGGACCAGGCGCAATCGGGGGAGACCGGCCATGGCCGCGGGAAGCTGGGGATGGAGGAGCGGGTCAGCCGCCAGGTGGAGTGGACGGGGAGCATCGGCGAGAACATCTCCTACGGCCCCAACGACGGCCGGGATGTTGTCCTCCAGCTGATCGTCGACGACGGGGTGCCCGGCCGTGGCCACCGCGCCAA is a genomic window of Desulfuromonadales bacterium containing:
- a CDS encoding CAP domain-containing protein, whose translation is MNKQLFLTVCLAALLLLAGALPALSASHLEQAVLEEMNAARTSPQAFAAHLQRHRALFEGKRYRPPGAAYFILTQEGPAAVDEAIAFLKRQRALPPLAWAEGLARSAAELARDQAQSGETGHGRGKLGMEERVSRQVEWTGSIGENISYGPNDGRDVVLQLIVDDGVPGRGHRANIFSPDFRLAGVACGPHPTLRTVCVIDFAGGATE